A stretch of Castanea sativa cultivar Marrone di Chiusa Pesio chromosome 2, ASM4071231v1 DNA encodes these proteins:
- the LOC142624661 gene encoding uncharacterized protein LOC142624661: MTSGFGESTSVPPQSSSCSGNNANDAGDFECNICFELAQDPIVTLCGHLFCWPCLYRWLHHHSHSQECPVCKAIVEEEKLVPLYGRGKTQADPRSKSYPGIDIPNRPAGQRPATAPPPEPNQFNFSNYGFGLVGGFMPMASARIGNFTLATAFGGLIPSLFNIQFQGFPDATVYGQTSGYPYGFNTFQGGHTHRFPQPIHRGQHADNVLKNLLLTIGVFVIIALLFW; this comes from the coding sequence ATGACTAGTGGATTTGGGGAATCAACTAGTGTGCCGCCTCAAAGCTCGTCTTGCTCGGGCAATAACGCCAATGATGCAGGGGATTTTGAATGCAATATCTGCTTTGAGTTAGCTCAGGACCCAATTGTGACACTTTGTGGTCACCTCTTCTGTTGGCCGTGTCTGTACAGATGGCTCCATCATCACTCTCATTCCCAGGAATGCCCGGTTTGCAAGGCAATCGTAGAAGAGGAAAAATTGGTTCCTCTATATGGAAGGGGCAAAACACAGGCTGACCCACGATCAAAGTCGTATCCGGGTATTGACATTCCTAATCGCCCGGCCGGTCAAAGGCCTGCAACTGCTCCTCCCCCAGAACCAAATCAGTTTAACTTTAGCAATTATGGGTTTGGATTGGTAGGGGGTTTTATGCCAATGGCGTCTGCAAGGATTGGTAACTTCACACTGGCTACTGCTTTTGGTGGTCTGATTCCGTCCTTATTCAATATTCAGTTTCAGGGTTTCCCGGATGCTACTGTGTATGGGCAGACTTCTGGTTATCCCTATGGGTTTAATACGTTTCAGGGGGGCCATACCCACAGGTTCCCACAGCCAATCCATCGAGGACAGCATGCTGATAATGTTTTGAAGAATCTTCTTTTGACGATTGGTGTTTTTGTGATCATCGCTCtccttttttggtaa
- the LOC142624056 gene encoding fatty acid elongase 3-like yields the protein MIVLYQKLTYWLSEHPSIVTFRWSHTQSWGSTWSFLFTSIALYLTLSTFLHLLLGLILRPGRAVPLGPIPAIHSLSMSLISATIFAGTLLSAASEIRETRWFWRRSKTPFQWLLCFPLGTRPSGRVFFWSYLYYLTRFFHMLRTFFTILRRRRLASFQLFNHSILAFTSFLWLEFSQSFQVLSIILTTSVYSVVYGYRFWTAIGLPSACFPFVLNCQILLLGCNLVCHVGVLLLHFFKGGCHGIGAWIFNSVLNGFVLLLFLKFYVNNMQSRNGNYGSDEVNKGEDKDV from the coding sequence ATGATCGTGTTGTATCAGAAGCTAACCTACTGGCTCTCAGAGCACCCATCAATCGTTACATTCCGATGGAGCCACACCCAATCATGGGGCTCCACGTGGTCATTTCTCTTCACCTCCATAGCTCTTTATCTCACCCTCTCCACCTTCCTCCACCTCTTACTGGGCCTTATTCTCCGACCGGGCCGGGCCGTCCCGCTCGGCCCAATCCCGGCCATCCACAGCCTCTCCATGTCCCTCATCTCCGCCACAATCTTCGCCGGAACCCTCCTCTCCGCCGCCTCCGAAATCCGCGAAACCCGCTGGTTCTGGCGCCGCTCCAAAACCCCATTCCAATGGCTCCTCTGTTTCCCACTCGGAACCCGACCCTCGGGTCGGGTCTTCTTCTGGTCCTACCTCTACTACCTGACCCGATTCTTCCACATGCTCCGCACTTTCTTCACCATACTACGACGTCGTAGGCTCGCCTCGTTCCAGCTCTTCAACCACTCAATCCTCGCCTTCACCTCCTTCCTCTGGCTCGAGTTCTCCCAATCATTCCAAGTCCTCTCCATCATCCTAACGACGTCGGTTTACTCCGTCGTGTACGGGTACCGGTTCTGGACCGCAATCGGGTTGCCCAGCGCTTGCTTTCCTTTCGTGCTCAACTGTCAGATCTTGCTGTTGGGTTGCAATCTTGTCTGCCACGTAGGAGTGCTGTTGTTGCATTTCTTCAAAGGTGGGTGCCATGGGATAGGCGCGTGGATCTTCAATTCCGTGCTCAATGGTTTTGTCTTGTTGCTGTTCTTGAAGTTCTATGTTAACAACATGCAGTCGAGGAACGGAAATTATGGGTCCGACGAAGTTAACAAAGGTGAAGACAAGGATGTTTGA